In Electrophorus electricus isolate fEleEle1 chromosome 1, fEleEle1.pri, whole genome shotgun sequence, a single window of DNA contains:
- the LOC113580229 gene encoding ATP-sensitive inward rectifier potassium channel 12-like: MPNLGNTFGNGKVQTRCKSRTRLVKKTGQCNVNIVNMADQSQRYLADIYTTFVDVRWRWMFLLFSCSFITIWLAFGFNFWLITLMHGDLNLDLPEDYKPCIMNINGFLSAFLFSLETQTTIGYGFRCVTDECPVAVCMVVTQSIAGCLFNAFMIGAIMTKMARPKKRAETMLFSRNAIISMRDGNLCLMWRVGNMRKSHIVEAHVRAQMIQSRVTDEGEYLPLEQIDINVGYDTGTDRIFFVSPLTIIHKINEDSPLYELSKQDLMESDFEIVVILEGLVEATAMTAQVRSSYLASEILWGHRFEPMIFEEKNHYKVDFSTFHKTYEVTSTPLCSAKDIEEQESSQDSDGFCYENEVASSSSKEDELEDGRGHRGADLETLPVKVDFDQWGVHRESEI, from the coding sequence ATGCCGAACCTTGGCAACACCTTTGGAAATGGCAAGGTGCAGACGAGGTGCAAGTCCCGCACCCGTTTAGTCAAGAAAACGGGTCAGTGCAATGTAAACATTGTAAACATGGCAGATCAGTCTCAGCGCTACCTGGCTGACATCTACACCACCTTCGTGGATGTGCGCTGGCGCTGGATGTTCTTGCTCTTCTCATGTAGCTTCATCACGATCTGGCTAGCATTCGGCTTCAACTTCTGGCTCATTACCCTCATGCATGGTGACCTGAACCTGGATCTTCCTGAAGATTACAAGCCATGCATCATGAATATCAATGGCTTTCTTTCGGcattcctcttctctcttgaGACGCAGACCACCATTGGCTATGGCTTCCGCTGTGTGACGGATGAGTGCCCTGTGGCCGTTTGCATGGTCGTGACTCAGTCCATTGCGGGCTGCCTCTTCAACGCATTCATGATTGGTGCAATCATGACCAAGATGGCTCGGCCCAAGAAGCGTGCGGAGACAATGCTGTTCTCGCGCAACGCCATCATATCCATGCGTGATGGTAACCTATGCCTGATGTGGCGTGTGGGGAACATGCGTAAGAGTCACATCGTAGAGGCACACGTACGTGCCCAGATGATCCAGTCACGTGTGACGGACGAGGGCGAGTATCTCCCACTTGAACAGATTGACATCAATGTGGGTTACGACACGGGCACTGACCGGATCTTCTTCGTCTCGCCACTGACCATCATCCACAAGATCAATGAAGACAGCCCACTTTATGAGCTCAGCAAGCAGGATCTGATGGAATCAGACTTCGAGATCGTGGTGATCCTCGAGGGCTTGGTGGAGGCCACGGCCATGACAGCACAGGTGCGCAGCTCTTACCTGGCCAGCGAGATCTTGTGGGGACACCGTTTTGAGCCGATGATATTTGAGGAGAAGAATCATTACAAGGTAGACTTCTCAACTTTCCACAAGACTTATGAAGTCACCTCCACACCACTTTGTAGCGCCAAAGACATTGAGGAGCAGGAATCTTCACAGGACAGTGATGGTTTCTGTTATGAGAATGAAGTGGCCTCCAGTAGTAGCAAGGAAGATGAGCTGGAAGATGGTAGGGGACACAGAGGAGCTGACCTGGAAACCCTACCAGTCAAGGTGGACTTTGACCAGTGGGGAGTCCACAGGGAGTCAGAGATATGA